In Apteryx mantelli isolate bAptMan1 chromosome 18, bAptMan1.hap1, whole genome shotgun sequence, a single window of DNA contains:
- the LOC106486457 gene encoding plasmanylethanolamine desaturase 1 isoform X1: protein MLPRAAALPPGAAAGPGRRSPPPAGLPREPPPRGRAMAQRGAEAAATAAAEEEEAAAAEGPEGGSRRWGAQHAGARELAELYSPGKRVQEWISVILCFSLICFNFYNLLSYLRLEHTPSVIVGIFAGVITADFLSGLFHWGADTWGSVELPIVGKAFIRPFREHHIDPTAITRHDFIETNGDNCFMTLVPLANMAYKFVSFSPEALYETCPWECYVFALIIFITMTNQIHKWSHTYFGLPRWVIFLQDWHVILPRKHHRIHHVSPHETYFCITTGWLNYPLEKIGFWRCLENIIQGVTGEKPRADDMKWAQKIK from the exons ATGCTGCCGCGGGCCGcagcgctgccgccgggcgccgccgcaggGCCtgggcgccgctcgccgccgcccgccggcctcccgcgggagccgccgccgcggggtcGCGCCATGGCCCagcgcggcgcggaggcggcggcgacggcggcggcggaggaggaggaggccgcggcggcggaggggcccgAGGGCGGCAGCCGGCGGTGGGGCGCGCAGCACGCCGGGGCCCGCGAGCTGGCCGAGCTCTACTCGCCAg GAAAAAGAGTACAAGAATGGATCTCTGTCATCTTATGCTTCTCTTTGATCTGTTTCAATTTTTACAATCTTCTCTCCTACTTGCGACTGGAACACACGCCCTCTGTTATTGTTGGGATAT TTGCAGGAGTTATTACAGCTGACTTTCTATCAGGATTATTTCACTGGGGAGCAGACACCTGGGGTTCTGTGGAGCTACCCATAGTTGGAAAG GCTTTCATCAGACCATTTAGAGAACATCATATTGACCCCACAGCGATTACCAGACATGATTTCATAGAGACCAATGGAGACAACTGCTTTATGACATTAGTCCCGTTGGCAAACATGGCAtacaaatttgtttctttttccccag AGGCATTATATGAAACATGTCCTTGGGAGTGTTATGTCTTTGCCCTGATCATCTTCATAACCATGACGAACCAGATTCACAAGTGGTCTCACACGTACTTTGGTCTTCCTCGTTGGGTCATCTTTCTACAGGACTGGCATGTTATCCTGCCACGGAAACACCACAGGATCCACCATGTGTCTCCACATGAAACATATTTCTGCATTACCACTG GTTGGCTGAACTATCCATTAGAGAAGATAGGATTCTGGAGGTGCTTGGAGAACATTATCCAAGGAGTTACTGGGGAGAAGCCAAGAGCAGATGACATGAAATGGGCtcaaaaaattaaataa